One genomic region from Amphiprion ocellaris isolate individual 3 ecotype Okinawa chromosome 20, ASM2253959v1, whole genome shotgun sequence encodes:
- the si:ch211-266g18.10 gene encoding titin isoform X37, producing the protein MAEGAKPASATAAGGSNGAAAPQPGFLRSGALSLLNKLKVSVELLIALAALLSWVVVGVVMFDFVEYKAVPDIQQIITDPVKAVNDAVDEATSLLNKFQECAPDLSDPMSAATYAAEEISAAKDGVVRYFSDEEGTFYLSYIDPVVIGRRAFHSTNDFMCGVVGGCRDTLCTVVDSILDTIQEINKGKIDLSYIDPVVIGRGVFNVTNEFVCGVVGYIQGVLCSILDTILDVVKGVTDISFIDPVVIGRNTFGATNDFVNGIVGYIQSVLCTIIDSILEIVKGTTDISFIDPVVIGRNVFSVTNDFVSGIAGYIQDVLCVILDVILDTLKDIQQAVGFSPMSVLKTTADITKEQISMLVSYFSATLIGEEGIMPEVSLDPMKVVEDAVLEFTDKKDLFVAYMSSMLVGDQGEPAAPPVVNVVTEKDEAVAAPSDINLVRRKGEFLPPFEKVAEILHTAKDEAAPAAELSEDSKTEEEEEEKEEEEEEEEAEVPPEAASEADVQDAEEDEVKHVDLEEKESETPLEEEILDHDSKEEEKEEADKEEEEEIITEEAAEQLEKEEGEEQEEDKKEEEGEEDQGKTEEAVDEEDEEAQAADGVVEDKEEEEEIKTEDVLVEEEEEEVEEEIKTEDYLVEEEEEEVEEEIKTDDVLVEEEEEEEEEEIKTEDDLVEEEEEKEEEEIKTEDDLVEEEEEEEEEEIETEDALVEEEEEEEEETKTIDALVEEEEEEETKTEDALLEDEDEEEEEEAKPEEVLLEDEEKEKEEEETKTEEDLAEDEDEEKEEETKTEDVLLEDEDEEEEEEEDEEDDKTKTDKDLAEDVEKEEPKLEDLAEEEEEEEEEEEEEEEEQEEEEEVKSEEEDERVQQTIKITDDDARDQFEKTDEEDQDLEMDNEDEEEEEGEKLDYVEIKEDDKDAEEEPLVQQLDLKILASEKLHIDQIPESEEETLLPEHDEDEFADIVDDHDENNNNSESRKTEPKRKRKVHVPFEKLRRVGSRAPHKEEHLSKHEKVLKEAKERHAIKEVKDAIVKEEEPVKKALKEEEDAKKLPKEKKQVKKLLKEEKEIKKPSKEKKEVKKPAKEEEEVKKPLKEEKVKKQLKEEKEVKKPPKEHKEVRKHKRLSKKEEEVKERPKEEKEIKKPLRDKKEVKKPPREEKETKKPPKEEKEIKKPPKKEKEEKRPPKAAEVTKEEKKPPKEEKEEKKPIKEAKDKHKPENKEERALKKERDVKKPLKEEKEVKKSPKEEERPSKKEKEVRKLLKEEKEAKKPAKEDKEEEKPLKTEREEKIPSKKQKEVKKPPKEEKEVKKPPKEEKEVKKPQKEEKEPKKPTKDEKEPEKPTKDEKEPKKPTKEEKEIKKPQKEDKEVKKPLKKEKEEKETPKEKREVKKPSKEDKKEKKPIKEETEDEKPHKEAKIPTKDEKEVKKPHKEEKEVKKPPKEEKEGKKPLKDKEIEKLLKQVKEEKESPKDKKGVKQPSEDKKVKKPIKDEKEEKKPLEEKREMKKPSKEDKEEKKPLKEKKEVKKPSEEEKKPLKEKKEVKKPSEEEKKPLKEKKEVKKPSEEEKKPLKEKKEVKKPSEEEKKPLKEKKEVKKPSEEEKKPLKEKKEVKKPSEEEKKPLKEREVKTPPKEDKKEKEEKKPIKEAKKEAESKKEKISKDGKEPIKPSKQEKEIKTTTKEDKEPTKKRVTKTEAKPKKSAKRIKVVKKEVASVLKKEHLNVTKAAEEPKKSAKVLKFAKKQIAPALKKEHKNVTKAAEVPEVPKVTAKPEVTKKVAAPKEAKKEPKQKIKRKPVKPDIDAVKEKEKAAPKKKEAEVSELKPKPGQKDAAVTKEKAKRAPPKKEVPKKKAKAAPAKKEAAAPKEKVKPVILTKEQEGAPKNATLAKERVKIVPMKKVVKAPKKEVKAVSAKTKSAKIKTKPTPVVKEAEAPHKNVSLTKEKVKVVPLKKVPVTPKEKVKAAPTKKEAEVLKEKKAEPVTPKKVPETPKEKVKPALTKKEAELLKEKKPEPVTPKKEAEVLKEKKAEPVTPKKAPVSKAKPAPAKKKKEAKVLKEKKPEPVTPKKASVAKTKPAPVVKEAEAPHKNVSLSKERVKVVPLKKVPVTPKEKVKPAPTKKEAEVLKEKKAEPVTPKKAPVSKAKPAPAKKKKVPVTPKEKVEPAPTKKDAEVLKEKKAEPVIPKKAPVSKAKPAPAKKKKEVEAPKEKVKPVILTKEQEGAPKNATLAKERVKIVPMKKEVKVPKEKVKVSAKTKPAKIKTKPTPVVKEAEAPHKNISLTKEKVKVVPLKKVPVTLKEKVKPAPVKKEAEVLKEKKAEPVTPKKVPVTPKEKVKPAPTKKEAEIVKEKKAEPVTPKKAPVTKAKPAKKKKEVETPKEKAKPVILTKEQEGAPKNATLAKERVKIVPMKKVVKAPKEKVKVSAKIKPAKIKTKPAPVLKEAEVPQKNISLTKEKAKVVPLKKVPVTPKEKVKPAPTTKEAEVLKEKKAEPVTPKKAPVAKAKPAPAKKKKEVEAPKEKAKPAAVKKEAKPALAKKVEVAKEKPKPAQEKKAPSKKEAEIKKEKLKSLLKKEPKVTKEKVKPAVKKDILRKKIKPVHVKKEVEAPKEKDKPAAVKKAMLRKKTKAVPVRRVEKKAEKEEKAKEDRVLKEIQESAKKEKAATKKAAKEEKVKAEPSVSDSLLMEDELPYFQCFFVDEDEAQFPFYAFSPLQI; encoded by the exons ggGCCAAACCTGCCTCTGCTACTGCAGCCGGTGGCTCCAATGGAGCAGCAGCACCACAGCCGGGCTTCCTCAGATCCGGAGCTCTGAGTCTCCTCAATAAGCTGAAGGTGTCCGTGGAGCTGCTGATCGCCCTGGCTGCTCTGCTCTCCTGGGTGGTCGTGGGTGTGGTGATGTTTGACTTTGTGGAGTACAAAGCAGTCCCTG ACATTCAGCAAATCATTACGGACCCTGTTAAAGCTGTAAACGATGCTGTGGATGAAGCCACCAGCCTGCTCAATAAGTTTCAAG AATGTGCACCTGATTTAAGTGACCCCATGTCTGCTGCCACTTATGCAGCTGAGGAAATATCAGCAGCAAAAGATGGAGTTGTTCGATACTTTTCAGATGAGGAAG GGACCTTCTACCTCAGCTACATCGACCCTGTTGTCATTGGTAGACGAGCTTTCCATTCAACTAATGACTTCATGTGTGGAGTGGTGGGCGGCTGCAGGGACACACTATGTACTGTTGTGGACTCTATATTAGATACCATACAGGAGATAAATAAAG GAAAAATTGATCTTAGCTACATAGACCCTGTGGTAATAGGCAGAGGTGTCTTCAATGTTACTAATGAGTTCGTGTGTGGAGTGGTGGGCTACATCCAGGGTGTGCTCTGTTCGATACTGGACACTATACTGGATGTAGTGAAAG gagtCACTGACATTAGCTTCATAGACCCAGTAGTAATCGGCAGGAATACCTTCGGCGCTACTAATGACTTTGTGAATGGAATAGTGGGCTACATCCAGAGCGTACTCTGTACCATCATAGACAGTATCCTGGAAATAGTTAAAG gaACAACTGACATTAGCTTCATTGACCCTGTGGTTATTGGCAGGAATGTCTTCAGTGTTACTAATGACTTTGTGAGTGGAATAGCAGGATACATCCAGGATGTGCTCTGTGTAATCTTGGATGTGATACTGGACACATTAAAAG ATATTCAGCAGGCAGTGGGATTCAGTCCCATGTCGGTTCTGAAGACAACTGCGGACATCACCAAAGAACAGATCAGCATGCTTGTGAGCTACTTCTCAGCAACACTGATTGGTGAAGAAG gaaTCATGCCTGAAGTGTCCCTCGACCCCATGAAGGTTGTTGAGGATGCAGTGCTGGAGTTCACAGACAAGAAAGATTTGTTTGTGGCTTATATGTCAAGCATGTTGGTTGGTGATCAAG gTGAACCTGCCGCCCCTCCAGTTGTAAATGTAGTAACTGAAAAAG ATGAAGCTGTCGCTGCCCCATCTGACATCAATTTGGTGAGAAGGAAAG GTGAATTTCTGCCTCCATTTGAAAAAG TTGCAGAGATCTTACACACTGCCAAAGATGAAGCTGCTCCTGCTGCAGAGTTAAGTGAAGACTCaaagacggaggaggaggaggaggagaaggaggaggaggaggaggaggaggaggctgaagTGCCACCTGAAGCCGCTAGTGAAGCAGATGTGCAGGATGCAGAGGAAGATGAGG TGAAACATGTCGACCTTGAAGAAAAAGAATCTGAAACTCCTCTGGAGGAGGAAATCCTTGATCATGACagcaaggaggaggagaaggaagaggctgataaagaggaagaagaggagattATAACAGAGGAAGCTGCAGAGCAGTTGGAGAAAGAGGAAGgcgaggaacaggaggaggacaaaaaagaagaggagggtgAAGAAGATCAAGGAAAGACAGAGGAGGCTGTGgatgaagaagatgaggagGCACAAGCAGCAGACGGGGTGGTAGaagacaaagaggaggaggaggagatcaaaactgaagatgttttggtagaagaagaggaggaggaagtggaggaggagatcAAAACTGAAGATTATTTggtagaagaagaggaggaggaagtggaggaggagatcaaaactgatgatgttttggtagaagaagaggaggaggaagaggaggaggagatcaaAACTGAAGATGATTTggtagaagaagaggaggagaaagaggaggaggagatcaaAACTGAAGATGATTTggtagaagaagaggaggaggaagaggaggaggagatcgaAACTGAAGATGCTTTggtagaagaagaggaggaggaagaggaggagaccaAAACAATAGATGCTTtggtagaagaggaggaggaggaggagaccaaaacagaagaTGCTTTGctagaagatgaagatgaggaggaggaggaggaggccaaaCCTGAAGAAGTTTTGTTAGAagatgaggagaaggagaaagaggaggaggagaccaaaacagaagaagacttggcagaagatgaagatgaggagaaggaggaggagaccaAAACTGAAGATGTTTTGTTAGAAGacgaagatgaggaggaggaggaggaggaggatgaggaagatgaTAAGACCAAAACTGACAAAGACTTGGCAGAAGATGTGGAGAAGGAGGAACCAAAACTTGAAGACCtagcagaagaagaggaggaggaggaggaggaagaggaggaggaggaggaagagcaagaggaggaggaggaggttaaGTCAGAAGAAGAGGATGAAAGAGTCCAacaaaccatcaaaattacTGACGATGATGCCAGAGATCAGTTCGAGAAAACTGATGAAGAAGATCAGGATCTAGAAATGGACaatgaggatgaagaggaggaggaaggagaaaaactGGACTATGTAGAGATCAAGGAGGATGATAAAGATGCAGAAGAAGAACCATTAGTCCAACAGCTTGATCTTAAAATTCTGGCATCAGAAAAGCTCCATATTGATCAGATACCTGAATCTGAAGAAGAAACTTTACTACCTGAACATGATGAAGACGAATTCGCTGACATTGTTGATGATCAcgatgaaaacaacaacaacagtgagAGCAGAAAGACTGAGCCTAAACGTAAGAGGAAGGTTCATGTTCCCTTTGAGAAGCTCAGACGAGTCGGATCCAGAGCGCCTCACAAAGAAGAACATCTCAGCAAACATGAGAAAG TTCTCAAAGAGGCAAAGGAAAGACATGCAATTAAAGAAGTTAAAGATGCCATTGTTAAAG AAGAGGAGCCAGTGAAGAAGGCTCtcaaagaagaggaagatgcGAAGAAGCTGcccaaagaaaagaaacaagtaAAGAAACTCCtcaaagaagagaaagaaataaagaaaccctctaaagaaaagaaagaggtgAAGAAACCAGccaaagaagaggaggaagtcaAGAAACCTCTCAAAGAAGAGAAGGTGAAGAAACAactcaaagaagaaaaagaagtcaAGAAACCACCTAAAGAGCACAAAGAAGTAAGGAAACATAAGAGACTTTctaaaaaagaggaagaagtgaAAGAACGAcccaaagaagaaaaagaaatcaagaaaCCTCTTAGAGACAAGAAAGAAGTGAAGAAGCCACctagagaagagaaagaaaccaAGAAACCTCctaaagaggagaaagaaattAAGAAACCTCCcaaaaaggagaaagaggagaagagacCTCCTAAAGCTGCAGAAGTGacgaaagaagagaagaaacctcctaaagaagagaaagaggagaagaaaccTATTAAAGAAGCTAAAGATAAAcataaacctgaaaataaagaGGAGAGGGCCCTTAAAAAGGAGAGGGATGTGAAGAAACCTCttaaagaagagaaagaggtAAAGAAATCTCccaaagaagaggagagaccatctaagaaggagaaagaagttAGGAAACTTCtcaaggaggaaaaagaagccAAGAAACCAGCCAAAGaagacaaggaggaggagaaacctctcaaaacagagagagaagagaagataccttctaaaaaacagaaagaagtgaAGAAACCACccaaagaagagaaagaagtcaAGAAACCACccaaagaagagaaagaagtcaAGAAACCtcaaaaagaagagaaagaaccCAAGAAACCTACCAAAGATGAGAAAGAACCCGAGAAACCTACCAAAGACGAAAAAGAACCCAAGAAACCTAccaaagaagagaaagaaatcaAGAAACCTCAAAAGGAAGATAAAGAAGTTAAGAAACctctgaaaaaagagaaagaagaaaaggaaactcccaaagaaaagagagaagtgAAGAAACCTtccaaagaagacaaaaaggagaagaaacctatcaaagaagagacagaagatGAGAAACCTCACAAAGAAGCCAAGATACCTACCAAAGATGAGAAAGAAGTAAAGAAACCTCacaaggaagagaaagaagttAAGAAACCTcccaaagaagaaaaagaaggaaagaaacctCTCAAAGATAAGGAAATTGAGAAACTCCTCAAACAAGTCAAAGAAGAAAAGGAATCTCCCAAAGACAAGAAAGGAGTGAAGCAACCTTCAGAagacaaaaaagtcaagaaacCTATCAAAGatgagaaagaagagaagaaacctcttgaagaaaagagagaaatgaaGAAACCTTCCAAAGAGgacaaagaggaaaagaaaccccttaaagaaaagaaggaagtaAAGAAAccttctgaagaagaaaagaaaccccttaaagaaaagaaggaagtgAAGAAGccttctgaagaagaaaagaaaccccttaaagaaaagaaggaagtgAAGAAAccttctgaagaagaaaagaaaccccttaaagaaaagaaggaagtgAAGAAGccttctgaagaagaaaagaaaccccttaaagaaaagaaggaagtgAAGAAAccttctgaagaagaaaagaaaccccttaaagaaaagaaggaagtgAAGAAACCTtctgaagaagagaagaaaccCCTTAAAGAAAGGGAGGTGAAGACACCTCCCAAAGAagataaaaaagagaaagaggagaagaaaccTATTAAAGAAGCCAAAAAAGAGGCAgaatcaaagaaagaaaagatttcAAAAGATGGAAAGGAACCAATAAAGCCTTCTAAACAAGAGAAAGAAATCAAGACAACTaccaaagaagacaaagaacCAACGAAGAAGAGAGTCACCAAGACAG AAGCTAAACCCAAAAAGTCTGCAAAGAGAATTAAAGTAGTCAAGAAGGAAGTTGCATCTGTCCTCAAGAAGGAGCATCTTAATGTTACCAAAGCAG CTGAAGAACCCAAGAAGTCTGCAAAGGTGCTTAAATTTGCTAAAAAGCAAATAGCTCCTGCCCTGAAAAAGGAACATAAGAATGTTACTAAAGCAG CAGAGGTTCCTGAAGTCCCAAAGGTGACAGCCAAACCAGAAGTGACAAAGAAAG TGGCAGCTCCCAAGGAGGCCAAGAAGGAACCAAAGCAAAAAATCAAACGTAAACCTGTAAAACCag ATATCGATGCAgtgaaggaaaaggaaaaagcagCCCCTAAAAAGAAAG aaGCTGAAGTTTCTGAACTAAAGCCCAAACCTGGTCAGAAAG atgCTGCAGTTACTAAAGAAAAAGCCAAGCGAGCTCCACCAAAGAAGG AAGTTccaaagaaaaaggccaaagCAGCTCCAGCAAAGAAAG AGGCTGCTGCTCCTAAAGAAAAGGTCAAACCAGTCATCTTGACCAAAG AACAAGAAGGTGCTCCCAAAAATGCCACTCTGGCCAAAGAGAGGGTCAAAATAGTGCCTATGAAGAAAG TGGTCAAGGcaccaaaaaaagaagtcaaagcTGTCTCTGCAAAGACAA aatctgcaaaaatcaagacaaaaccAACACCGGTAGTTAAAG agGCAGAAGCACCACACAAAAATGTGTCTCTAACAAAGGAGAAGGTGAAGGTGGTGCCACTGAAGAAAG TGCCTGTAACTCCGAAAGAAAAAGTCAAAGCAGCACCAACAAAAAAAG AAGCTGAAGTTCTCAAGGAGAAGAAGGCTGAGCCAGTGACTCCAAAGAAAG TGCCTGAAActccaaaagaaaaagtcaaaccAGCATTAACAAAAAAAG AAGCTGAACTTCTCAAGGAGAAGAAGCCTGAGCCAGTGACTCCCAAGAAAG AAGCTGAAGTTCTCAAGGAGAAGAAGGCTGAGCCAGTGACTCCCAAGAAAg CGCCTGTTTCTAAGGCAAAACCAGCACCTGCTAAAAAGAAGAAAG aaGCCAAAGTTCTTAAGGAGAAGAAGCCTGAGCCAGTGACTCCCAAGAAAG CATCTGTTGCTAAGACAAAACCAGCACCAGTTGTTAAAG aggCAGAAGCACCACACAAAAATGTGTCTCTAAGCAAGGAAAGGGTGAAGGTGGTGCCACTGAAGAAAG tgcCTGTAACTCCGAAAGAAAAAGTCAAACCAGCACCAACAAAGAAAG AAGCTGAAGTTCTCAAGGAGAAGAAGGCTGAGCCAGTGACTCCAAAGAAAG caCCTGTTTCTAAGGCAAAACCAGCACCTGCTAAAAAGAAGAAAG tGCCTGTGActccaaaagaaaaagttgaaCCAGCACCAACAAAAAAAG ATGCTGAAGTTCTCAAGGAGAAGAAGGCTGAGCCAGTGATTCCCAAGAAAG CACCTGTTTCTAAGGCAAAACCAGCACCTGCTAAAAAGAAGAAAG AAGTGGAGGCTCCTAAGGAAAAGGTCAAACCAGTCATCTTGACCAAAG AACAAGAAGGTGCTCCCAAAAATGCCACTCTGGCCAAAGAGAGGGTCAAAATAGTGCCTATGAAGAAAG aggtCAAGGTGCCAAAAGAGAAGGTCAAAGTCTCTGCAAAGACAA aACCTgcaaaaatcaagacaaaaccAACACCAGTAGTAAAAG aGGCAGAAGCACCACACAAAAATATCTCTCTAACCAAGGAGAAGGTGAAGGTGGTGCCACTGAAGAAAG tGCCTGTAACTCTGAAAGAAAAAGTCAAACCAGCACCAGTGAAAAAAG AAGCTGAAGTTCTCAAGGAGAAGAAGGCTGAGCCAGTGACTCCCAAGAAAG TGCCTGTAACTCcgaaagaaaaagtgaaaccaGCACCAACTAAAAAAG AAGCTGAAATTGTCAAGGAAAAGAAGGCTGAGCCAGTGACTCCCAAGAAAG CACCTGTTACAAAGGCAAAACctgctaaaaagaaaaaag aagtgGAGACTCCAAAAGAAAAGGCCAAACCAGTCATCTTGACCAAAG AACAAGAAGGTGCTCCCAAAAATGCCACTCTGGCCAAAGAAAGGGTCAAAATAGTGCCTATGAAGAAAG tgGTCAAAGCACCAAAAGAGAAAGTCAAAGTCTCTGCTAAGATAA AACCTgcaaaaatcaagacaaaaccAGCACCAGTGCTTAAAG AGGCAGAAGTACCACAGAAAAATATCTCTCTAACAAAGGAGAAGGCCAAAGTGGTGCCACTGAAGAAAG tGCCTGTAActccaaaagaaaaagtgaaaccaGCACCAACAACAAAAG AAGCTGAAGTTCTCAAGGAGAAGAAGGCTGAGCCAGTGACTCCCAAGAAAG CACCTGTTGCTAAGGCAAAACCAGCACCTGCTAAAAAGAAGAAAG AAGTGGAGGCTCCTAAAGAAAAGGCCAAACCTGCTGCAGTAAAGAAAG AGGCCAAGCCAGCCCTGGCCAAAAAAG TAGAGGTTGCAAAGGAGAAACCTAAACCAGCTCAAGAAAAGAAAg CTCCTTCtaaaaaagaagctgaaataaagaaggaaaagctcaaatCCCTCCTAAAGAAAG AGCCCAaagtaacaaaagaaaaagtcaaaccAGCTGttaaaaaag ACATTTTGAGGAAAAAGATCAAACCTGTCCACGTGAAGAAAG AAGTGGAGGCTCCTAAAGAAAAGGACAAACCTGCAGCAGTAAAGAAAG CCATGTTGAGGAAAAAGACCAAAGCAGTCCCTGTGAGGAGAG ttgagaagaaggcagaaaaggaggagaaagctAAAG AGGATCGAGTTCTTAAAGAGATACAGGAGTCTGCAAAGAAAG AAAAAGCTGCGACGAAGAAAGCTGCCAAGGAGGAGAAAGTTAAAG CAGAGCCTTCTGTATCAGACAGCCTTCTCATGGAGG